In Candidatus Eremiobacteraceae bacterium, the genomic stretch CTACTACGTCGACCGGCTGATGCTGCCGGAGTCGCTGACCAGCGAAGATGCGGCTCGCATCAACACCGAAGTGCGCCGCGCGAGCCGGCAACTGGACACCGTCGTCGAACACGCGTCGCACGTGCTCTCAAGCGTCACGCGCAACATCGCTTTCGCCATCGCGCCGCGGCTCAAGAGTCAGCAGTTCAAACACGTGCAATTGATCTGGGTCGGACCCCACACCGTGCACATCGTGCTCGTCACCGATCTCGGCCTTGCGGCGCAGACCACCATCGAGACCGAGGTGGAAGTCAACGCCGATCATCTGACGCGTGCCTGCAACATCTTGAATGCAAAACTTGCGGGCCGCATGGTGTCCGACGTGCCGTACGCGGCGCTGCGCGAGCTCGATGCGGAGACCCAGTTGCCGGCCGAGGTCGTGACCGTGTTGTCGCAGTTGTTCGCGGCGCAAAGCGAGGCCGCTTTGGAAAAACGGTTGTTCGCCGGCGGTGCGCATAATCTACTCGACCAGCAAGAATTCCGCGACCTGCGCAAGCTCCGCGCGATCTTGGATCTGCTGGAAGAGCAACGCACGCTCTACGACCTGCTGCAAAGGTCTTTGGTGAACGACGGGGCAACCGTCAGCATAGGCCATGAGCTCGGCAACGCCGACATGAACGAATGCAGCGTGGTCACCGTGCCGTATCGCGTCGGCGCGCACAACGTCGGAGCGGTCGGCGTGCTCGGCCCGCGACGCATGCAATACGCGCGGCTCATCGCCCTCATGAACTGCATGGCCGGCAGTCTCCATACCCTTTTCGAAGGTGATGCGCTCGACTGAAGTCGGGCACGAAAGCGACGATCGATAACGTGCCGGCACAAACCGATCTTTACGATATACTCGGCGTCGCCCGCGGGGCATCCGACGACGAGATCAAACAAGCATACCGTGCGCTCGCCCGAAAATTCCATCCCGACGTCGTGCGCGACGGGAACAAGACGGAAATCGAGACGAAGTTCAAACAGATCAATCAGGCGTACGAGATCTTATCCGATCCTTCAAAACGCGCGCAGTACGATCGCTTCGGCACCACCGGAGGCCCTGGAGGCGCCCAAGGCGGCTTCGGTTTCGGCGACGGCATAGGCGACATCTTCGACATGTTCTTCGGGGGCGCGGGCGCTCGCCGTGGATCCGGATCGCAGCCGGGCGCGGATCTGCGCTACGACCTGCAGATCACGCTGGAAGAAGTATTGCGAGGCGGCGAACGAGAGATCGCGTTTGATCAGCTCGGTCCCTGCGACGTCTGCGCGAGCACCGGATCCGCTTCGAAGGCAAAGCCCACCTTGTGCCGCGACTGCAGCGGGTCCGGCCAACTGCGCGCCGTCCGCGATACGCCGCTGGGCCGCTTCGTCACGTCGGCGCCGTGCGCGCGCTGCGGCGGGTCCGGACATGTGATCGCCGACCCATGCAAAACGTGCGGCGGCAAAGGACGGCGCGACTCCCGGCGCAAGGTGAACATCACGATTCCAAAAGGCGTGGAGACCGGCAACCATGTGCGATTCACCGGTCAAGGCGAAGCGGGCGAGCGTGGAGCCGCGGCCGGCGATCTTTTCGTCTATTTCAGCGTGAAGCCTCACGACATTTTCGAACGCGAAGGACCACATCTGCGCTGCGAGACGACCGTCTCGTTCACGCAAGCGGTGCTCGGCGCGAAACTTGAGATCGACACGCTTGACGGGCCGGCAGTCTTGCAGCTCAGCCCCGGCACGCAGCCCGGCACCACATTTCGAATTGCCGGCCGCGGCCTGCCTTCGCCACGCGGGCGTGGCACGGCGCGAGGCGACCTCTTAGTGGACGTTGGATTGCGCGTGCCGAGATCGTTGACGCGAAAGCAGCGCGACTTGCTCGAAGAGTTCGCGCGCGCCGGCGGCGACGAAGTCGACGGCAAAGGGTTCATCTCGAAGATCAAAGAGGCGTTCGGCGGCGAGTGAGCGCGCCGCAGACGTGGCGACGCTATTCGATGCTCGTCCGGCAGTCCGACGTCGAGCCTGCGTCCGCGCTGCTCAACGAAGCCACAGGTTCGGCCGTCGTCGTTGAAGAGCCCGGCGAAGATGCGTTCCACGACGGCGTTCTGCTGCGCGTGAGCGCGTTCGTCCACTCTACTGGCCCGAAATCGGTCGCGCAATCGTTGAAAGCCCGTTTCGCGCGCTCGCGCCGCGCCGGTCTTTTGCCCGGTGCCCGGCTTTGCGCCGCCGTGACCGTCCGCGACGAGGATTGGGCCGAGTCGTGGAAGCGCTTCTATCGGCCATTCGCAATCGCGCCGCGATTGTGGATCGCGCCGAGCTGGGAAAAGGATTTTCGCGCGCCGCGCGGCAGTCGAACGCTTTGGATGGATCCAGGCATGGCATTCGGCACCGGGCAACATCCCACCACGGCCCTGGCGCTGCGCATGATGTTGCCGCTTGTCAAAACCCGCCGCAAGGCGATCGACATCGGGTGCGGTTCGGGCATACTCGGAATCGCCGCCGGTCTTGCCGGCGCTCAAGTGTATGCGTGTGACGTCGATCCGGTGGCCGTCGCCGCCGCGCGCGACAACTTCCGCGCAAACGGTTTGCGACCGGCCTCTCTGCGCCGCGCCGGCGGCGTGCCTTCCGCGTTCGGCCGCGCGCCGCTCGTGATGGCCAACATCACGGCAAACGTGCTCGTGCGATTGGCGGCGTCATTGGCGAAGTGTCTTGCCAAAGGCGGCACGCTTGTGACGAGCGGCGTGACCAAACGCGGACGTGCTGAAGTGCTTGCGTCCTTCGCAGCTCAAGGGTTGCGTCTGCACGCACAGCGGCGTGCGGGCGAATGGTTAGCGTTCGCACATCGGAAATCGTAGCGCATGGCGGTGCCGCGTTATTTCACGGACTTCGAGGTGGCGGCGGGCGCTTTGGTCGTTCTTGACTTGTCCGACGCGCATCATGCATCCACCG encodes the following:
- a CDS encoding 50S ribosomal protein L11 methyltransferase — its product is MSAPQTWRRYSMLVRQSDVEPASALLNEATGSAVVVEEPGEDAFHDGVLLRVSAFVHSTGPKSVAQSLKARFARSRRAGLLPGARLCAAVTVRDEDWAESWKRFYRPFAIAPRLWIAPSWEKDFRAPRGSRTLWMDPGMAFGTGQHPTTALALRMMLPLVKTRRKAIDIGCGSGILGIAAGLAGAQVYACDVDPVAVAAARDNFRANGLRPASLRRAGGVPSAFGRAPLVMANITANVLVRLAASLAKCLAKGGTLVTSGVTKRGRAEVLASFAAQGLRLHAQRRAGEWLAFAHRKS
- the dnaJ gene encoding molecular chaperone DnaJ encodes the protein MPAQTDLYDILGVARGASDDEIKQAYRALARKFHPDVVRDGNKTEIETKFKQINQAYEILSDPSKRAQYDRFGTTGGPGGAQGGFGFGDGIGDIFDMFFGGAGARRGSGSQPGADLRYDLQITLEEVLRGGEREIAFDQLGPCDVCASTGSASKAKPTLCRDCSGSGQLRAVRDTPLGRFVTSAPCARCGGSGHVIADPCKTCGGKGRRDSRRKVNITIPKGVETGNHVRFTGQGEAGERGAAAGDLFVYFSVKPHDIFEREGPHLRCETTVSFTQAVLGAKLEIDTLDGPAVLQLSPGTQPGTTFRIAGRGLPSPRGRGTARGDLLVDVGLRVPRSLTRKQRDLLEEFARAGGDEVDGKGFISKIKEAFGGE
- the hrcA gene encoding heat-inducible transcriptional repressor HrcA — protein: MSKSNESHSGKKLKGAAPVGDGAHFSIAGDAPLDRRKTSILGTVVYEYIATGEPVGSATLTSKYNLGVSPATVRAEMASLEEEGYLDQPHTSAGRVPSDQGYRYYVDRLMLPESLTSEDAARINTEVRRASRQLDTVVEHASHVLSSVTRNIAFAIAPRLKSQQFKHVQLIWVGPHTVHIVLVTDLGLAAQTTIETEVEVNADHLTRACNILNAKLAGRMVSDVPYAALRELDAETQLPAEVVTVLSQLFAAQSEAALEKRLFAGGAHNLLDQQEFRDLRKLRAILDLLEEQRTLYDLLQRSLVNDGATVSIGHELGNADMNECSVVTVPYRVGAHNVGAVGVLGPRRMQYARLIALMNCMAGSLHTLFEGDALD